The Geoalkalibacter sp. nucleotide sequence TCGGTGTAGGTGTAGGCGATGCTGCGGCAACCGCTCGCGAGAGCGCGCCGCACGATCTCGGCGGGCTCCAGGGGATAACCGGCGATGGCTTGTTGATGGTCGCGCGGCAACTGGGAAATTTGATAATTTTGGCAATGCAGGCAGCGAAAATTGCAGCCGACGGTGGCCACCGAAAAACTCAGGGAGCCGGGGTGGAAGTGGAACAGGGGTTTTTTTTCGATGGGATCGACATTTTCGGCGACGCTGCGCCCGTAGACCAGGGTGTAGAGCACTCCTTCGCGGTTTTCCCGCACCCCGCAGATGCCGCGCCGTCCCTCGGCGATCAGACAGCGAAAACGGCAGAGCCCGCAGCGCACCCGCCGCTCATCGGCGACCTCCCAGAACATGGCTTGCTTCATGGCGCGTCCTCCCCCGGCCGATAGATTTCGCACGAAAGTATAGCAGGAAGACGACTCGGAGAGGATCGGCCGGAGCCGTTCCGGAAGGATTCGACGCCATCGGCCCGGCGCTGGCCGGTCGGGAAATTCAGAACATGAAGCGGCGCATGCTGACGTTGAGCAGCAGGCCCGTGCCGATCATGGTGGTGACCATGCTGGTGCCGCCGTAGGAAAACAGCGGCAGCGGCACTCCCACCACGGGCAGAAGCCCGATGACCATGCCGAGATTGACGGCGATGTGCCAGAAAAGCATGGCCGTCACGCCCACGGCGAGAAACATGCCGAAACGATCCGCCGCGCGCCGCGCCACATAGATGCCCCAGATGATCAAGAACAGATAGAGCAGCAGCAGCACCAGGCAGCCGGAAAAACCCCACTCCTCGGCGAAAACGGAAAAAGCGAAATCGGTATGGCGCTCGGGCAGAAAGGACAGCTGCGACTGGGTCCCCTGCATGAAACCCTTGCCGAACATGCCGCCCGAGCCCACCGCGATTTTTGACTGAATGATGTGATAGCCGGCGCCCAGGGGGTCACGCTCGGGCTCGAGAAAGGTGCGGATGCGCTCCTTTTGGTAATCGTGCAGCAAGAACCATCCGCCGCCCGCCCCCGAGGCGCCCAGAAGCGCCAGAAGAACCAACACGCCGCGGCGAATGCCGGCAAAGAGCACCATGACCCCGGCGATGAAAAGAATCAGCAGCGAAGTGCCCAGATCGGGCTGCTTGAGCACCAGAACGACGGGAAGCGCGAGCAGGACCAGGGGTAGAAACAACTCACGCAGGCGGTAACCATGAAAATGGCCGTACCGGCTGAAATAGCGGGCGAAGGCGATGATGATCACCAGCTTCATGATTTCACTGGGCTGCAGGTTGAAAAATCCCAGATCGAGCCAGCGCGTTGCGCCCATGGTGGTCTTGCCGACGACCAAGACCGCGGCCAGAAGCGCCAGGGTGATGATGTAGAAGTGAAATCCCAGATGTTCCAGGTGCCGATAATCGAAGCAGCAGATGAGCAAGGCCAGCATCAGGCCGATGCCGAACCAGGAAAGCTGCTTGAGGTAAAAACCCGCACCGCTGCCCTCCCAGCCGGCCGTGGCGCTATAGAGGTTGGCGATGCCGATAAACGCCAGCACGCTCACGGTGATGAGCAGCGTCCAGTCGAAGTTGAGCAGCAATCTGCGATCAAACAAGGGCCTAGTCTCCGAAATGTCCGGCCGGGGCTTCCGGCGCGGAGACGTTCAAGCCGAAATAGGCTTCGAGCACGGCCCGCGCCACCGGCGCCGCCGTCCCGCCGCCCGACTGACCATG carries:
- the rodA gene encoding rod shape-determining protein RodA; translation: MFDRRLLLNFDWTLLITVSVLAFIGIANLYSATAGWEGSGAGFYLKQLSWFGIGLMLALLICCFDYRHLEHLGFHFYIITLALLAAVLVVGKTTMGATRWLDLGFFNLQPSEIMKLVIIIAFARYFSRYGHFHGYRLRELFLPLVLLALPVVLVLKQPDLGTSLLILFIAGVMVLFAGIRRGVLVLLALLGASGAGGGWFLLHDYQKERIRTFLEPERDPLGAGYHIIQSKIAVGSGGMFGKGFMQGTQSQLSFLPERHTDFAFSVFAEEWGFSGCLVLLLLYLFLIIWGIYVARRAADRFGMFLAVGVTAMLFWHIAVNLGMVIGLLPVVGVPLPLFSYGGTSMVTTMIGTGLLLNVSMRRFMF